The window TCCGAGGCGGAGTGGGACCGCGCGTCCGACGCCGACGTCGAGGTCGTCGCGCCCGAACACGCCCGCGAGTGGATCGACGGACTCGCGAGCGACGAGGGTGACGACCCCTTCGCGGGCGAGTCCGTCTACTGCTCGATCGATATCGACGGGCTCGACCCCGGCTTCGCGCCGGGGACCGGGACGATGGAGCCGTTCGGGCTCGATCCCCGCGAGGCCCGTGACTTGGTGCGGGCTGTCGCGCCCCGGGCCGAGGGCTTCGACGTCGTCGAGGTGAACGACCGCGACGACGGGCAGGCCGCGGCGGCCGCCGGGAAACTGCTGCGGGAGTTCGTGCGGGCGCACGAGGACGGGCGGTAGCCCCGCAGCCGGGAGCGACGCGCCGTGTTCGCCCGCCCGCCGCGAGCGCTTACCGGTCGACCGAACGGGTCAACGCGAAGACGAAAAGCGCCACGAGGAACGCCCCGAGGAACCCCTGCGCCGAGCTGAGCAGACGGACGGAGAACGACTCGGCGGGCGCCGGCCCGATCACGAAGGTGATGAAGCTCTGGAAGCTGAACAGCAGCAGTTCGCCCGCGGAGTCGGCCGGGACGCCAAGCGCGGCGTACCCGCCGGCGAAGGCGAGGACGACGACGACCGACGACAGCATGGTCCAGCTCGGCCGCTCGCCGTATCCCGCCGTCGCGTCGAGGACGGCGTTCGCGAGCCAGTCGTACGCGGCGACCGCGCGGTCGGCCCCGCGCTCCGACCTGACATCCGCGGCGTGACCGGCGCGGCGGTGGCGCATCTCGCGCCTGAAGAACTCCGCCGCCGCGGTCGCGTCCCCGACGCCGTTGGCTCCGGTCTTCGCCTGCTGATACGTGGTCTCCAGGCGTCGGGGGCCGGGATCCGGCTCCGGGAGGTCGGCGTCCGTCTCCGTGTCGTGGAGCCGCCAGCTGATCGCTTCGAGCGCCCCGTGGTGGGGACCGAACCGGAAGCCGTCGAACGAGGTCCCGAGGAACCTGACCGCGGCGAGGGGCGCGATCGGTCCGTCGCCGGCCTCGATCCGAACCCTTCCGATCCGGGCGTCCGCGAAGTCGTACGTGACCGTCCCGTCGCCGGGGTGGGCGATCCGGCCCTCGCTCACGGACGCCCCGTGTGCCGTCACGGTCGGCCGGTCTCCGTCGTCAGCCGGAGAGACGTCGCTCCGGAGCCGACCGATCTCGCACCCGTCGAGGCGGACGTCGCCGCCGGCGCGGACAGCCTCGAATCCGGCGAGGTGGTCGAACCGGGCCGCCCTCGCGTCGAGGCCGTCGTCGAGGCGCGCGCCGGTCGCATCGACCGTGTCGCCGAACGTGGTCCGGCCGGCCGTCTCCGGGTCGTGGAATGAGATCCGCTCCTCGGACTCGACCCACCGGAGGTCGACGCCGGACCGGCACTCCGCGTCGGCGAGCGACAGTCCCGACCCGAACCGGGTGGCCCCGTCGCGCGTCCCGCCGTTACAGTCGATTTCGCCGGCGACGACCGCCCCGTCGAACGCGACCGCGC is drawn from Halorubrum sp. CBA1229 and contains these coding sequences:
- a CDS encoding pentapeptide repeat-containing protein, which translates into the protein MTETEDRCGYVHEDADAAPAGWECPHPADGDERCVFHRPAGDGGADRVAAAFEAAVAAGESDPRRRRFYGATIERLALPPGTLLAGDRSHAVDLADATVGEIAVDGATVGSDLRLDGATVAGDFDAKGLTCFGDLRCQGLSAASVDLRKATVDGAADFAFATVDGSFSVTRAELGRLALSDAEVGGTVNANLVRVDERTEVNSAAVEGSVLAADATFDGEVRAMGTSVGGALAFTDSAFGDGFNGNDASADHGMRVGGPTVFKGVAVDGATDFRYATFEGPVQFHPEQHSTETRFDGAVDFEQATFEAGFDLREVVFDGRLYLADATVSGTGRLDGAELDRGATLDRTETSAAVSAASARIGGQLSMADCEFGGAVAFDGAVVAGEIDCNGGTRDGATRFGSGLSLADAECRSGVDLRWVESEERISFHDPETAGRTTFGDTVDATGARLDDGLDARAARFDHLAGFEAVRAGGDVRLDGCEIGRLRSDVSPADDGDRPTVTAHGASVSEGRIAHPGDGTVTYDFADARIGRVRIEAGDGPIAPLAAVRFLGTSFDGFRFGPHHGALEAISWRLHDTETDADLPEPDPGPRRLETTYQQAKTGANGVGDATAAAEFFRREMRHRRAGHAADVRSERGADRAVAAYDWLANAVLDATAGYGERPSWTMLSSVVVVLAFAGGYAALGVPADSAGELLLFSFQSFITFVIGPAPAESFSVRLLSSAQGFLGAFLVALFVFALTRSVDR